Genomic DNA from Alkalihalobacterium alkalinitrilicum:
TAAGTAAAAACAAGTAATTATTTGCCTGTTTTGAGTAGTCTTTACAGAAAAAAGGAAAATGCCAATTAGGCATTCTCCCATTTATTAATCACACGATCTATTGTTCCCCCACCAATACAAACATCGCCATCATACAGTACAACAGCTTGTCCTGGTGTAACAGCGCGCTGAGGTTCGTGAAAATAGATCCTAGCTGTTCCATCTTCTTGCGGATACACTGTTACCTGTTGATCCTCTTGACGGTATCTCATCTTGGCGGTACAACTAAATTCTTGCTTAAAAGTTAGATCTGTTTTAATCCAATTCATACCAATAGCCTCTAAACCTTCTGAATAAAGTCCTTCGTTATGAAACCCTTGTCCAACAATCAAAACATTACGCTCTAAGTCTTTACCAATGACAAACCAAGGCTCCCCCGATCCGCCAATGCCAAGACCTTGACGTTGACCAATAGTATAATACATAAGACCATCATGGTGACCTTTAAATTTACCATCTAAGGTTTGCATTTCACCAGGTTGAGCTGGCAAAAAGCCACTTAGAAATTCCTTGAAATTTCGTTCACCGATAAAACAAATACCCGTACTATCTTTTTTCTTTGCTGTTGCAAGACCTGCCTCTATCGC
This window encodes:
- the mnmA gene encoding tRNA 2-thiouridine(34) synthase MnmA, whose translation is MKKRPEDTRVVVGMSGGVDSSVTALLLKEQGYDVVGIFMKNWDDTDESGFCTATEDYEDVIKVCNQIGIPYYAVNFEKQYWDKVFTYFLEEYKSGRTPNPDVMCNKEIKFKAFLNHAMSLGADYIATGHYARVEEKDGQFRLLRGADHNKDQSYFLNALSQNQLSKTMFPLGHLSKKEVREIAIEAGLATAKKKDSTGICFIGERNFKEFLSGFLPAQPGEMQTLDGKFKGHHDGLMYYTIGQRQGLGIGGSGEPWFVIGKDLERNVLIVGQGFHNEGLYSEGLEAIGMNWIKTDLTFKQEFSCTAKMRYRQEDQQVTVYPQEDGTARIYFHEPQRAVTPGQAVVLYDGDVCIGGGTIDRVINKWENA